From the Balearica regulorum gibbericeps isolate bBalReg1 chromosome 4, bBalReg1.pri, whole genome shotgun sequence genome, one window contains:
- the LOC104643441 gene encoding general transcription factor IIE subunit 1, producing MTCFIPACALQEGFATAHLPSVCCIALLFLTVVKLLMEEQNMITEVPAALKRLAKYIVRGFYGVEYSLALDILIRYPCVKEDDLLQLLKYERKQLRTILNTLKADKVVKLRMRVETGPNGKSTRHNYYYINYKVLVDVVKYKLDHVRRKIEADERDSTTRSSFKCPSCSSTYTDLEVNQLFDVFTETFRCTYCNTEVEEDDSALPKRDARTLLAKFNEQIEPIFVLLRETEDIVLPYDLLEPQPTEIPELSESFDQKVGSSVLESCNRPEKWANRSSSFGNMYTQNLVINVQDSEPKKKTREKTTKEQPIWMSQSTVEGTTPATNKTVGVNASEETEESIKETITDNEIIKTLLIHESKSSSSTDQAPIVKSKLPESGSDTSESEEDAEHSKRAGMKVAGNNFEQEEEQEAQGPILMVAGQPCSYGEVSENPELVSLMTSEERETYIKIGQEMFQSVFE from the exons ATGACCTGCTTTATACCTGCCTGTGCGCTCCAAGAAGGGTTCGCTACAGCTCACCTCCCTTCTGTCTGCTGTATCGCACTTCTCTTTCTGACAGTGGTTAAGCTCCTGATGGAAGAGCAAAACATGATCACCGAGGTCCCGGCAGCCCTAAAGCGCCTGGCCAAATATATAGTGCGTGGTTTCTACGGAGTAGAGTATTCCTTGGCTCTTGATATACTGATCCGCTACCCTTGTGTGAAAGAGGATGACTTGTTACAGTTGCTCAAGTACGAACGTAAACAACTGCGTACTATCCTCAACACGCTCAAGGCAGACAAAGTTGTAAAGCTGCGTATGCGAGTTGAAACAGGGCCTAATGGGAAGAGCACAAGGCACAATTACTATTACATCAATTACAAGGTGCTGGTGGATGTGGTAAAGTACAAACTGGATCATGTACGCCGAAAGATAGAAGCGGATGAGCGGGATTCAACTACCAGGTCCTCTTTTAAATGTCCATCTTGCTCCAGCACTTACACGGACCTGGAAGTCAATCAGCTCTTTGATGTATTTACAG AGACTTTCCGCTGCACTTACTGCAACACCGAAGTAGAGGAAGATGACTCAGCACTTCCTAAGCGTGATGCTCGAACCTTGCTAGCAAAATTCAATGAGCAGATTGAACCTATCTTTGTGCTACTGCGTGAGACAGAAGATATTGTTCTGCCATACGACTTGCTGGAGCCTCAGCCAACAGAAATACCAGAATTATCAGAAAG ttttgatCAGAAGGTGGGTTCAAGTGTGCTGGAATCCTGCAACCGACCTGAAAAATGGGCCAACAGAAGTTCCTCTTTTGGCAATATGTACACCCAAAACTTAGTTATTAATGTCCAAGACTCTGAGcccaagaagaaaacaagagaaaagacaaCTAAAGAGCAACCTATCTGGATGTCCCAGAGCACAGTGGAAGGAACAACACCAGCGACCAACAAAACTGTTG GAGTAAATGCttctgaagaaactgaagaaagcaTTAAAGAAACCATCACTGATAATGAAATCATCAAGACTCTTCTCATCCATGAATCCAAGTCATCATCTAGCACAGACCAGGCTCCTATTGTCAAAAGCAAACTACCTGAGTCAGGCAGTGACACCAGTGAGTCTGAAGAAGATGCCGAACACTCAAAAAGAGCAGGAATGAAAGTAGCAGGCAACAACTTTGAACAAGAGGAGGAACAGGAAGCACAAGGTCCTATTTTAATGGTTGCTGGTCAACCTTGTTCATATGGTGAAGTCAGTGAAAATCCAGAGCTTGTGTCTCTCATGACAAGTGAAGAGAGAGAAACTTATATAAAAATAGGGCAAGAAATGTTCCAGTCTGTCTTTGAATAA